In one window of Candidatus Kryptonium sp. DNA:
- a CDS encoding bifunctional folylpolyglutamate synthase/dihydrofolate synthase — MKQSQNYIEMINFLYSLQRFGIKLGLQNIERLLKLLQNPERKFISIHVAGTNGKGSTSSFIASILKASGYKVGLYTSPHLVDFTERIRINGIPIPRERVVEYVKILQDEIVNLKATFFEATTAIAFKYFADEKVDFAVVEVGLGGRLDSTNVIKPAVSVITTISYDHMDVLGDTIEKIALEKAGIIKDETPCITGCDDERALNVIKEVAKEKKSKLIIADQISKVNVKSVDENSLKFDLKTEKNFYPDLVAGVSGRFQLKNSQLAILVYELLTDLGLLSFDKKSVYEGLLNVRSFSGLRGRLEIINLSNTSKNPKIIIDVAHNYPAITQLVSELEIFKRKKLLLLFAVMRDKEYEKMIRKLSEITDFAVATQPKIGRALDAKTIYEIFQKHGISSTYIQDSDKAFDFILNKAEEDDLILITGSTYLVGEIIAHIEKRKIECLI; from the coding sequence ATGAAACAATCTCAAAACTACATTGAAATGATAAACTTTCTTTATTCACTACAACGCTTTGGGATCAAACTTGGTTTGCAAAATATAGAAAGATTGCTTAAATTACTTCAGAATCCTGAGAGAAAGTTTATATCTATTCATGTAGCTGGAACAAACGGCAAAGGTTCAACATCTTCGTTCATAGCATCTATTTTAAAGGCGAGTGGTTATAAAGTAGGTTTATACACTTCGCCACATCTCGTTGATTTCACTGAAAGAATAAGAATTAACGGTATTCCGATCCCGAGAGAAAGAGTTGTTGAATATGTAAAGATTCTTCAAGATGAGATCGTTAATCTGAAGGCGACTTTCTTTGAGGCAACTACAGCAATTGCTTTTAAATACTTTGCTGATGAAAAAGTTGACTTCGCAGTCGTTGAGGTTGGGCTTGGTGGACGACTTGATTCAACGAATGTAATTAAGCCAGCTGTGTCTGTGATAACGACGATCTCTTACGATCATATGGATGTGCTTGGTGATACAATTGAAAAGATCGCTCTTGAAAAAGCGGGGATAATTAAAGATGAAACCCCCTGCATAACTGGATGCGACGATGAAAGAGCATTAAATGTAATTAAAGAGGTTGCGAAAGAAAAAAAATCAAAACTGATAATAGCCGATCAAATCTCAAAGGTAAATGTTAAGTCGGTAGATGAAAATAGTTTGAAATTTGATCTCAAAACAGAGAAAAATTTTTATCCTGATCTGGTTGCGGGGGTTTCTGGAAGATTCCAACTAAAAAATTCACAACTTGCGATTTTAGTTTACGAACTTCTCACTGATCTCGGGCTTCTAAGTTTTGATAAGAAAAGCGTATACGAAGGGCTTTTGAATGTAAGAAGTTTCTCTGGATTGAGAGGTAGGCTTGAAATCATAAACTTATCTAACACCTCCAAAAATCCGAAAATTATAATTGATGTCGCACATAACTACCCAGCTATAACTCAACTTGTTTCTGAACTTGAGATTTTTAAACGCAAAAAACTTTTACTTCTTTTTGCCGTGATGCGGGATAAAGAATACGAAAAAATGATACGAAAACTATCCGAGATAACTGATTTTGCAGTTGCAACTCAACCTAAGATAGGAAGAGCACTTGATGCAAAAACTATATATGAAATTTTTCAAAAGCATGGGATCAGCTCAACTTATATCCAGGACTCTGATAAAGCATTTGACTTTATATTAAACAAAGCCGAGGAAGATGATTTGATTTTGATAACTGGCTCCACTTATTTGGTTGGCGAAATTATTGCTCATATTGAAAAGCGAAAAATTGAGTGTTTAATTTAA
- a CDS encoding dihydroorotate dehydrogenase, whose protein sequence is MKTEVVIGKLKIKNPVLVASGTFGYGDELLGTVDINKLGGIVTKSLTLKPKIGNPPPRIAETPCGMLNSIGLENIGVDKFITEKLPILRNYDTAIIVNIAAKRVEDYCEIINRLEDAEGVSAYEINISCPNVKEGGLEFGTNLSMTAKIVKETRKLTDKTLIIKLTPNVTRISDFAKVCKEEGADAVSLINTVVGMAIDIKTRKPKIASITGGLSGPAIKPIAIAKVFEVFRNVDIPIIGIGGITTWEDAVEFMIAGAKAVQVGTANFIDPTASLQIISGIIRYCEENKIYDVNEIVGSIVIDSPKVEK, encoded by the coding sequence ATAAAAACCGAAGTTGTAATAGGAAAATTAAAAATTAAAAATCCCGTCCTCGTTGCTTCTGGAACATTTGGTTATGGAGATGAATTACTTGGGACTGTTGACATAAATAAACTTGGCGGAATCGTAACCAAGTCATTAACATTAAAACCGAAAATTGGAAATCCACCACCAAGAATTGCGGAAACTCCTTGTGGTATGTTAAATTCAATTGGACTTGAAAACATTGGTGTTGACAAGTTTATAACGGAAAAATTACCTATTTTAAGAAACTATGATACTGCAATAATTGTAAATATAGCTGCGAAAAGAGTTGAAGATTATTGCGAGATAATAAACCGACTTGAAGACGCTGAAGGAGTAAGCGCATATGAAATCAACATTTCTTGTCCAAATGTAAAAGAAGGTGGGCTTGAATTTGGCACAAATCTTTCCATGACAGCTAAGATCGTAAAAGAAACAAGAAAGCTTACTGATAAAACTTTGATAATTAAACTCACACCAAATGTAACACGAATTTCCGACTTCGCCAAAGTTTGTAAAGAAGAAGGAGCAGATGCGGTCTCTTTAATCAACACAGTCGTTGGAATGGCAATTGATATAAAAACCAGAAAACCCAAAATCGCAAGTATCACTGGAGGGCTTTCAGGTCCTGCAATAAAACCGATAGCCATAGCGAAAGTTTTTGAAGTTTTTAGAAATGTTGATATTCCTATTATCGGAATTGGTGGTATCACGACATGGGAAGACGCAGTTGAATTTATGATAGCTGGAGCAAAAGCGGTGCAAGTTGGGACTGCTAACTTTATTGACCCTACCGCTTCACTTCAAATCATCTCAGGGATAATAAGATATTGTGAAGAAAACAAAATTTATGATGTTAACGAAATTGTTGGTTCAATAGTTATCGACTCACCAAAAGTTGAAAAATAA
- a CDS encoding dihydroorotate dehydrogenase electron transfer subunit codes for MIIKTTALVVSNELVAENIYRMEILAPEISQNAKPGQFINIKVSENFDPLLPRPFSIYNAIEDKIQIIFNAIGKGTKILSTFKAGASINIIGPLGNGFNTTDEFDTAIIVAGGLGIAPFPFLTKILKEKNKKIITFIGAKTKHQLVTDGLENIKIATDDGSLGYKGTIIEFLKSNITNTDLTSFLSTFKIFGCGPNPMLKALVNLCNELNLNCEISVETQMACGTGLCRGCAVRSKGGIYKLACKDGPVFNSNEIVL; via the coding sequence ATGATTATTAAAACAACTGCGCTTGTCGTTTCTAATGAACTTGTTGCAGAAAACATATACCGAATGGAAATTTTAGCGCCCGAAATTTCACAAAACGCAAAACCTGGGCAGTTTATAAATATAAAAGTTTCAGAAAATTTTGATCCACTTTTACCACGCCCCTTTAGTATTTATAATGCCATTGAAGATAAAATTCAAATTATTTTCAACGCTATAGGAAAAGGAACGAAGATTCTCTCAACTTTTAAAGCTGGTGCTTCAATCAACATAATTGGTCCGCTTGGGAACGGATTTAATACAACCGATGAATTTGACACTGCTATTATTGTTGCAGGCGGGCTTGGAATTGCGCCATTTCCATTTTTAACGAAAATTTTAAAGGAAAAAAATAAAAAAATAATCACATTCATTGGAGCGAAAACCAAACATCAGCTCGTAACCGACGGGCTTGAAAACATCAAAATAGCAACCGATGACGGTTCTCTTGGATACAAAGGAACTATTATTGAATTTTTGAAGTCAAATATAACGAATACGGACTTAACCTCTTTTTTATCCACCTTTAAAATTTTTGGCTGTGGACCAAATCCAATGTTAAAAGCACTTGTTAACCTATGTAATGAACTAAACCTAAATTGTGAGATTTCCGTTGAAACTCAAATGGCTTGTGGGACTGGTTTATGTCGGGGCTGTGCCGTAAGATCAAAAGGCGGAATCTATAAACTCGCTTGCAAAGATGGTCCAGTTTTTAATTCAAACGAAATTGTATTATGA
- a CDS encoding tetratricopeptide repeat protein yields MRSEFNAYFNTYYNAQVIFEQVEEALQNRFAYEKFLSVEKFDSEFNIPPNDKAKLDDVIKKCSKILQYHLNTSVGDDALLMIGKSYLYQDNYLAAERKFAELISTFPKSKLYNDALYFLMLTLSKEKKYEDAIIAFQTKVPQSPRNKDLWKLYKIYGLVKYRISEIDSAIHYLNLSAQQAKGEDKAEILFYLGEISEIRNPTESAKFYNNASKATGRNNLKIYSLIKYAVQQRKIGNYELAERVLNDLIFSNIDKDYERKVYLELARTHYISGKIDLAIQTYNYLDTTYRRTEESAFGYFELGQIYETKFGKYDSAKIFYERAFIEFPQSDVAKQALKKSTILNDYFRYHDIITRNDSILKSVIHNSDSAIVINTDSLKSLISQAKYSLAWTFYMFLNRTDSAIYYLESIIDKYPESNIVPRSYYLLGTIYESIDTAKARTIYLELIRKFPHSEFSTHLMKLLGIKNEVVKDTLNEIYHKAISMIDTDPEAAIKMLTLIFNQNTNSPIKAKALYAIGWINEYKLKNFAKAKEYYTNVLEKFPGSEYAKMAELKLNPEKNLGQQPQTLPLQTLPKPIEQEKMKTKEIEEIIDEAPTTRDGKKRRIIIDDY; encoded by the coding sequence ATGCGCAGTGAATTTAACGCATACTTCAACACTTATTATAATGCCCAAGTAATTTTTGAACAAGTAGAAGAGGCTTTACAGAATAGATTTGCCTATGAAAAATTTTTATCAGTTGAAAAATTTGATTCCGAATTCAACATACCTCCAAACGATAAAGCCAAACTTGACGATGTCATAAAAAAGTGCTCAAAAATCCTACAGTATCACCTTAATACATCCGTCGGCGATGATGCTCTGCTTATGATAGGAAAATCCTACCTTTATCAAGATAACTATCTCGCTGCGGAACGAAAGTTCGCGGAGCTTATATCAACATTTCCCAAAAGCAAACTTTACAATGATGCGCTTTACTTCCTGATGTTAACGCTTTCAAAAGAAAAGAAATATGAAGATGCCATAATAGCATTCCAAACCAAGGTGCCCCAAAGTCCAAGAAATAAAGATCTCTGGAAGCTCTATAAAATTTATGGATTGGTAAAATATAGAATTAGCGAAATTGATAGCGCAATTCATTACCTCAATCTTTCAGCACAGCAAGCGAAAGGCGAAGATAAAGCAGAAATTTTGTTCTATCTCGGTGAAATTAGCGAAATTAGAAATCCAACCGAAAGCGCAAAATTTTACAATAATGCTTCCAAAGCAACTGGTAGAAATAATCTTAAAATCTATTCGTTGATAAAATACGCTGTTCAACAACGCAAGATCGGAAATTATGAACTTGCTGAAAGAGTTTTAAACGATCTTATCTTTTCAAACATAGACAAAGATTACGAAAGAAAAGTTTATCTTGAGCTTGCGCGTACTCACTATATTTCGGGAAAAATAGATCTCGCAATTCAAACTTATAACTATCTTGATACGACCTACAGAAGGACTGAGGAATCAGCATTTGGATATTTTGAACTTGGTCAAATCTATGAAACAAAATTTGGAAAATACGACTCAGCGAAAATCTTCTACGAAAGAGCCTTTATTGAATTCCCACAAAGCGATGTAGCAAAACAAGCACTGAAAAAATCAACGATATTAAACGATTACTTTCGCTATCACGATATCATCACAAGAAACGACAGCATTTTAAAATCTGTGATACATAATTCTGACTCAGCCATCGTGATAAATACTGATTCTCTAAAAAGCTTGATATCACAAGCAAAGTATTCGCTTGCCTGGACCTTTTACATGTTCCTTAACAGAACCGACTCAGCAATTTATTATCTTGAGAGCATAATTGATAAATATCCAGAATCTAACATAGTTCCACGCTCCTATTATCTCCTTGGAACAATTTATGAATCAATTGACACCGCAAAAGCAAGAACAATTTACCTTGAGCTTATAAGGAAATTCCCTCACAGTGAATTTTCAACGCACTTAATGAAATTACTTGGGATTAAGAACGAAGTTGTAAAAGACACATTGAATGAAATTTATCACAAGGCAATATCAATGATTGACACAGATCCTGAAGCTGCGATTAAAATGCTTACTTTAATTTTTAATCAAAATACCAATTCCCCTATCAAAGCAAAGGCACTTTATGCAATCGGTTGGATAAACGAATATAAACTAAAAAACTTCGCAAAAGCGAAAGAGTATTATACAAATGTTTTGGAGAAATTCCCAGGTTCGGAATATGCAAAGATGGCTGAGCTTAAATTAAATCCCGAGAAAAATTTAGGACAGCAACCACAAACCTTGCCATTACAAACATTGCCAAAGCCAATTGAACAAGAGAAAATGAAGACAAAAGAAATTGAAGAAATTATTGACGAAGCACCGACGACAAGAGATGGTAAGAAAAGAAGGATAATAATAGATGATTATTAA
- a CDS encoding transcriptional repressor has product MASAKLIEKVQADFKNYLKRGNLRATEQRYEVLNSILQIDGHFDAEELFIKMKSEGKKVSRATVYNTLDLLFELGVVSRHKVGNVFVYERAFGRAHHDHLICVNCRSIIEFRSEEIERLQDEICKKYKFKPIRHTHQIFGLCAKCAEKEK; this is encoded by the coding sequence ATGGCAAGCGCAAAATTAATAGAAAAAGTTCAAGCAGATTTTAAAAATTATCTTAAACGAGGAAATCTCAGAGCAACTGAGCAAAGATATGAAGTTCTAAATTCTATCCTTCAAATAGATGGACACTTTGATGCGGAGGAACTTTTCATCAAAATGAAAAGTGAAGGTAAAAAGGTCTCAAGAGCGACGGTTTATAATACGCTTGATCTTCTCTTTGAGCTTGGCGTTGTTTCAAGGCATAAGGTGGGGAATGTGTTTGTGTATGAAAGAGCATTTGGGCGAGCGCATCACGACCATCTAATATGCGTTAATTGTAGATCAATAATTGAATTTAGAAGCGAAGAAATTGAAAGATTACAAGACGAGATCTGTAAAAAATATAAATTCAAGCCGATAAGGCATACGCACCAAATTTTTGGGCTTTGTGCAAAATGCGCAGAAAAAGAGAAATAA
- a CDS encoding ferrous iron transport protein A encodes MRRKREIKKEELMKLADVEPGTEIEICELPSGNIKTHFVRLGVIEGTKVKCAHKLPGGTIVISKRHREIAVGSEIAKKIIVKKI; translated from the coding sequence ATGCGCAGAAAAAGAGAAATAAAAAAAGAAGAGCTTATGAAATTAGCAGATGTAGAACCGGGAACAGAAATTGAAATATGCGAATTACCAAGCGGAAATATAAAAACTCATTTTGTTCGTCTTGGTGTAATAGAAGGGACAAAAGTTAAATGTGCCCATAAGTTGCCCGGAGGAACAATAGTAATTTCAAAACGACATCGTGAAATTGCTGTCGGAAGTGAAATAGCGAAAAAAATTATCGTCAAAAAAATTTAA
- a CDS encoding ferrous iron transporter B, whose protein sequence is MYTHQRAEIELEKGLKKLVLVGNPNVGKSIFFNYFTGLYVEVSNYPGTTVEILKGRYKNFIVYDTPGIYGLSSFNDEERIAKNMIMEADVILNIVDAVNLERDLFLTLQLIDTGKPVVVALNMMDEAEKKKIKINIERLSKLLGVPVIPTIAVKQQGFKEVADAIEKATIGNRDKKIQEKISTISKKFKVSEIESLLIIEGDSETIDKLKSKFDGEIYNFDEREKIYIERRNKANQIVAEVVSIDTAGGKVSGLIGRLAIHPIFGLFFIAIVLYLAYLVVGKLIAQDLVSFTENEIGSRIYEYNIRKFVANYFPVEINVNVLDENEEIVEVKNFVFEHGLKNSPNTLNELQNFVRDKNVEYEFNFKSPVLTILFGEFGVLTMTVKYLLFLLLPLVIGFYLMLAILEDSGYLPRLATFVDRLMNYVGLNGKAVIPMILGFGCVTMATITTRLLSTSREKRIMTAILQITIPCSAQLAVITALLMRAGFQATLIYLLTMFSVFVTVGVVLNKVLPGSATPLLIDLPPMRIPRIDNLARKTWMRTFYFIKEAGMWFFIGAFLIGVMQVTGLLEKWIQVLSPLTINWLQLPAEASRAFIMGIVRRDFGAAGFYALDLTPMQTVAGLVTITLFVPCIASLMVMLKERGAFEGLIIWASSWIIAFTVGGIVSQILI, encoded by the coding sequence ATGTATACACATCAACGAGCCGAGATTGAACTTGAAAAAGGATTAAAGAAACTTGTTTTGGTTGGAAATCCGAATGTCGGTAAATCTATCTTTTTCAATTATTTCACAGGACTTTATGTTGAGGTCTCAAACTATCCTGGGACAACTGTAGAAATTTTGAAAGGCAGATATAAAAACTTCATCGTATATGATACTCCAGGAATCTATGGACTTTCATCATTTAACGATGAGGAGAGAATCGCAAAGAATATGATTATGGAAGCCGATGTAATTTTAAATATAGTTGATGCTGTGAACCTTGAGAGAGATCTTTTCCTCACGCTTCAACTCATAGATACGGGGAAACCCGTTGTTGTTGCTTTGAACATGATGGACGAAGCTGAAAAGAAAAAGATAAAAATAAACATTGAGCGACTTTCAAAACTGCTCGGCGTTCCAGTTATTCCAACAATTGCGGTAAAGCAACAGGGTTTTAAAGAAGTAGCTGATGCAATTGAAAAAGCAACTATCGGGAATAGAGATAAAAAAATTCAAGAGAAAATCTCAACGATATCAAAGAAATTCAAAGTATCTGAAATTGAATCCCTTTTGATAATTGAAGGTGATTCGGAAACGATAGATAAACTCAAGTCAAAGTTTGATGGTGAAATTTACAACTTTGATGAGAGAGAGAAAATCTATATTGAACGACGCAACAAAGCTAACCAGATTGTCGCTGAAGTTGTAAGCATTGATACAGCTGGTGGAAAAGTTTCTGGTTTAATCGGGAGGTTGGCTATCCATCCAATTTTTGGTCTTTTTTTCATCGCCATTGTGCTTTATCTTGCATATCTCGTCGTCGGGAAATTGATCGCTCAAGATCTTGTAAGCTTTACTGAAAATGAGATCGGAAGCAGAATTTATGAGTATAACATTAGAAAGTTTGTGGCAAATTATTTTCCTGTAGAAATAAATGTTAATGTCCTTGATGAAAATGAAGAGATAGTTGAGGTCAAGAATTTCGTTTTTGAACATGGTTTGAAGAATTCACCGAATACTTTGAACGAACTGCAAAATTTCGTAAGAGATAAAAATGTTGAATATGAATTTAACTTTAAAAGCCCAGTTCTAACTATACTTTTTGGTGAATTTGGAGTTTTAACGATGACTGTGAAATATCTTTTGTTTTTACTTTTGCCTTTGGTCATTGGGTTTTATCTTATGCTTGCAATACTTGAAGATAGTGGTTATCTGCCGCGACTTGCAACTTTCGTTGATAGATTGATGAACTATGTTGGTTTAAATGGGAAAGCTGTCATTCCAATGATACTTGGCTTTGGATGTGTAACGATGGCAACGATTACGACGCGTCTTCTTTCAACAAGTAGGGAAAAGAGAATAATGACAGCGATTTTGCAAATAACGATTCCATGTTCTGCACAGCTTGCCGTGATAACGGCACTTCTTATGAGAGCTGGGTTTCAGGCAACACTGATATATCTTTTGACAATGTTTTCTGTTTTCGTAACAGTTGGCGTTGTTTTGAATAAAGTTCTGCCTGGTAGCGCAACGCCACTCTTGATAGATTTGCCACCGATGAGAATTCCAAGGATTGACAATCTTGCAAGAAAAACCTGGATGAGAACCTTCTATTTTATAAAAGAAGCCGGGATGTGGTTCTTCATTGGTGCTTTTTTAATTGGAGTAATGCAAGTAACTGGTTTGCTTGAAAAATGGATTCAAGTGCTTTCACCTTTGACCATTAATTGGTTACAGTTACCTGCCGAGGCTTCAAGAGCTTTTATAATGGGAATTGTCAGAAGAGATTTTGGGGCTGCTGGTTTTTATGCGCTTGATTTAACGCCGATGCAAACAGTAGCTGGTCTTGTAACGATAACTTTATTTGTTCCGTGTATCGCTTCACTTATGGTTATGCTTAAGGAAAGGGGAGCTTTTGAAGGATTAATAATATGGGCTTCAAGTTGGATTATAGCTTTTACGGTTGGTGGTATAGTTTCACAGATTCTAATTTAA
- the queE gene encoding 7-carboxy-7-deazaguanine synthase QueE, which translates to MSINKDENILTVNEIFFSIQGESSWVGLPCVFVRLTYCDLRCIWCDTEYAFYEGTDMTIDKIIEKVKSYNCKLVEITGGEPLLQENSLKLMKRLCDENFTVLLETGGHRDISQVDPRVHIIMDIKCPGSKMSHKNRWENINYLSSKDEVKFVIKDRSDYEWAKEVINKFNLAERVGTILFSPVFGEIEPVEIVTWILEDKLPVRFQIQLHKYIWSPTARGV; encoded by the coding sequence ATGTCCATAAATAAAGACGAAAACATACTCACGGTAAACGAAATTTTTTTCAGCATTCAAGGTGAATCAAGTTGGGTTGGTCTTCCGTGCGTTTTCGTTAGATTAACGTATTGCGATCTGAGATGCATATGGTGTGATACTGAGTACGCATTTTATGAAGGAACCGACATGACAATTGATAAAATAATTGAAAAAGTAAAGTCATACAATTGTAAACTCGTTGAGATAACAGGGGGAGAGCCACTTTTACAGGAAAACTCACTTAAATTAATGAAACGATTATGTGATGAAAACTTTACAGTTTTGCTTGAAACAGGTGGTCATAGAGACATAAGCCAAGTTGACCCGAGAGTTCATATTATAATGGATATCAAATGTCCCGGAAGCAAGATGAGCCATAAAAACAGATGGGAAAACATAAATTATTTATCCTCAAAAGATGAAGTTAAATTCGTCATAAAAGATAGAAGCGACTACGAATGGGCTAAGGAGGTAATAAATAAATTTAATCTCGCAGAAAGAGTTGGTACTATTCTATTTTCTCCCGTCTTTGGGGAAATTGAACCGGTTGAAATTGTAACTTGGATACTTGAAGATAAACTTCCCGTTAGATTCCAAATTCAATTACACAAATATATCTGGTCTCCAACCGCACGAGGAGTTTAA
- the queD gene encoding 6-carboxytetrahydropterin synthase QueD — protein MYKISVQKKFSASHIIRDYPGECGRLHGHNWNVKVVVKTKELNNFGMAIDFKELAKILNEIVDKLDHYHLNDIPPFDKIQPTAENLAKFFYDELKVKLGKYNNLEIDLVEIWETEKYTAIYQE, from the coding sequence ATGTATAAAATTTCTGTCCAAAAAAAATTTTCCGCTTCCCATATAATACGAGATTATCCTGGCGAATGCGGTCGCTTACACGGGCACAATTGGAATGTGAAGGTTGTAGTTAAAACGAAAGAACTTAATAACTTTGGAATGGCGATTGATTTCAAAGAATTAGCAAAAATTTTAAATGAAATTGTCGACAAACTTGATCACTATCACCTTAACGATATACCACCATTTGATAAAATCCAACCGACTGCAGAAAACCTTGCTAAATTTTTCTACGATGAATTAAAAGTAAAACTTGGTAAATATAATAACCTTGAAATTGACTTGGTTGAGATCTGGGAAACGGAAAAGTATACTGCAATTTATCAAGAATAA
- a CDS encoding TrkA family potassium uptake protein, with protein sequence MNKKKFAIIGLGTFGKNLALDLAEANVEVLAIDLNEERINELSHPNIVPVKLDSTDIRELERFGLKDMDAVIVTIGENFEALLLTCVLLKELGAKRIIARATEEIHKKILKSIGISEEDIISPEEEVAKHVSKLLLSDGFIEFFEITKDYEVAWIKAPKDFIGKTIRELELRKNYNVLLITVIKNKKPLGVPDPDAKIEPEDELLIFGKDKDIKKIISRSYV encoded by the coding sequence ATGAATAAAAAGAAATTCGCTATAATAGGATTAGGGACCTTCGGCAAAAATCTCGCGCTTGATCTCGCAGAGGCCAATGTTGAAGTTCTCGCAATTGATTTAAACGAAGAAAGAATAAACGAACTATCCCATCCAAACATCGTCCCTGTAAAACTTGATAGCACCGATATAAGAGAACTTGAGAGATTTGGTCTTAAGGATATGGACGCAGTCATAGTCACAATAGGCGAAAACTTTGAAGCACTGCTTTTAACCTGCGTTCTTTTGAAAGAGCTTGGAGCTAAAAGAATAATTGCGAGGGCAACTGAAGAAATTCACAAGAAAATTTTAAAAAGCATCGGCATCAGTGAAGAAGACATAATCTCCCCCGAAGAAGAAGTTGCAAAGCATGTTTCAAAACTGCTTTTAAGCGATGGATTTATAGAATTTTTTGAAATAACCAAAGATTATGAAGTAGCCTGGATTAAGGCGCCTAAGGATTTCATTGGGAAAACAATTCGCGAACTTGAACTTAGAAAAAATTATAATGTTCTTCTAATCACCGTTATAAAAAACAAAAAACCACTCGGTGTTCCAGATCCAGATGCGAAAATTGAGCCAGAAGATGAGCTTTTAATTTTCGGCAAAGATAAAGACATTAAAAAAATAATATCGCGAAGTTATGTATAA